In Phycisphaerae bacterium RAS2, the DNA window ATTGCCGCGGGAAATGATCGTGACGATCCGCCAGCCCAACGAGTTCCAGCGCGAGCGTGACTTTCTGGTGCCGCGCTTCGCGCGAATAATCGTGCAACAACAACGGCAACTCGACGTTCTCGTAGGCCGTCAACGTCGGAATCAGGTTGTACAACTGGAAGATGTAACCGATGTACTCCGATCGCCAGCGGGCCAGCTCCGAGCGCGACATCCCCCCGACATCGACGCCGTCAATCACCAGTCTGCCCGATGTCGGCCGATCAATCCCGGCGATCAAATTCAGCAACGTCGTCTTTCCGCTGCCCGACGGACCCATCAGCGCAAGAAACTCCCCCGCCTCCACCGTAAGGTCGAGACTGGATAGTGGCGTAATCTCCATCTCGCCCTTGCGATACGATTTGGTCAGACGATGGCATTCGATCAATGGCATCTTCGGCCCCTCATAGCGAGTTTCCCTACTGCTTCGAACTTGCATCCCCGGCCACGCGAATTCTCGCCCCATCACTTAACGACGCCGGTGGTTCCACGATGAGCGAGTCTCCAGGTTGCAGGCCTTCTGCGACCTGAACCCAGCCGTCCTGTTTGGCCGTGCCGAGCGTGATCGCGCGGCGCTGCGCCCGGCGCGCCGACGCATCGATCATCCAGACAAAAGGCTTGCCGCCGTCATCGCGACGGATCACCGCTTCAGGCGCGAAAACGCTCAATTCACCGCCCGCACCGGTCGCGGAGTCGGTCGAGAGAAACCGCACGCGCGCGAGCATCTCCGGCTTGAGTTCCGCCGCGGGCTCGGTGATCGCCACCTTCACCTGCAGCGTGTTCTTCTGAATGTCCGCCTCATGCACAACGCGCGTCACACGGCCCCGAAACACGCGGTCCGGCAGGACGTTCACCACGACCTCCGCGTCCTGTCCGATGTTCACCCGCGCCGCCTCGGCAAGCGGCACATCCACACGCACCTGCAATCGCCCGGGGTCATACAGACGCACCACGTGCGACGACATCGGATTGTCCGTCGCCTGCATGACCTTCGACCCCGGCTCCACCAACCGAGTCATCACGACGCCGGCCACCGGCGACCGAACCTCCATCCGTTCCAGTCGAAGCCGCGCCTCGTCCCGCGCAGCCCGAGCCCGATCGACCGCCGCTTGTGCCGACGCCACGGCCGCACGGGCCTCGTCCAGCGACCGCTTCTCCGGGATGCGCAGCCGCAGATTTTCCTTCGCCGCGGCCGCCTCGGCACGTGCGGCATCGAGCTGCGCCTGCAGGATGGGTCGCCTTGCTTCGATGGATGCGACGGTTGCCCGCTGCGATTCGCACCGCTGCGTTGCGCGGATGAATTCGATTTCACTCGCCTGCTCGTCCGCATGCAGCCGCTCGATTCGCGCGCATTCGGCTCCCATCTCCGCGGCGACGGCCTGCGCGGCCGCCAGTTCCGAGGGCCAGCGATGAAGTTCCGCCTCGCGCTCGGCCACGGCCGCATCGGCCGATGCCACGCGCCGCGTCAGCTCCACCGGGTTGTCCCACTCGCGCTGCGCCGCTTCGAGCGTCGCCTCGGCGAACTTCAACGCGGACTCGCGCTCTGCCAATTCCGCGCCGGCCTTCTCCAGCCCGATTCGCGCATCGTCGGAAATCAGCCGCGCCACGACATCGCCCGCCTTGATTCGCGCGCCTTCCAGCGCCAGCACCTCCGCGACCACGCCATCCGCAAGGGCAGACACCACCGTCGGGTACGGATCGGCCTCCACCCAGCCCGGCGCCTGCACCGTTGCGGCAGCCGTTCCGCCGACGCCCGATTTGGCAACGACCTTTACGACGCGCACCTCCGTCGCGGGCCACAGCGCATCGGCCGAAACATAGACAAATAGTACGAATGCAAGGCTGACGATCCCGCCGGGAATGCCCCAGCGCGTCACCCAGCGCGGGCGAGGTCTTGCGATTCCGCTCGACGGCACGGCGGGACCGTCGGTCGGACTGTCACCGCGCGGGCGCGCCAGCGCCGTCAAATCTGTCGTTGGAGGAGTCATGAGTCATCCGCTCTGTCATCGAAGCCAGGATGGATCGATTTCACACGATTGCGCAGCGTGAACGGCTGCGACCATTTCGCGCGTACACACTTGCGTGCGATGGCGCGCCGTCGATCAACCACGATTGAACGTGTGAATCAGGCTCGCGGAGGGTGGAAGACGTCGGCAAGCGAGCGATCGTTGGACGTGATCTGTCCGACAAATAGGATTTCACAGCAGGCGGCGATCTGCGCCGAGCCGGCCATCGGTGAGAGGCCCATGACGACTTTCGCGCAGCAGTTCGCGGTGCAGTGCGTGCATCGCTCCGGAGCGGGTGCCGGGGCATCCGATGAACCGTCGCCCGGATCCCCGGTTGTCGCACTCAACTCGGTTGGTACGTCACCGGCGATGACCGGGACATCGCACGAAACGCAGCATTCGGAATAGGTACCGTCGCCCGCGTCACGCTCCGACCCTTCGCAGCAGCGCTCCGCCGCGCGCGGCAACAGCACGGAGGCTGCCAGCATGAACGCGAACGGGATTCGAAGTCGCCGGGGCTTCATATCGAGACTCGATGGCTGTACTTGGGTCTGCGGCCTTGGAAGCCGCTCGGGACGTTTCATCTATCGTAGCATACTTCGAATCGGTCCCGTAGCGATTCCGGGTTTAGTTTTACGCTCCCTTTACACAAGATGCCCGGCAAACAGCGGCTGCTGCGGACCAATCGCTGCATTGATTCAACCCCTTCCCATTCATAGAATGGCGGCCGATAAACCAAGGCGGGCGACTTGCCCGTGGACAAGCCAAGCAGCGAAGGGACTCCAACCATGACGGCGACGATGATGGCCAGCAAGACGGACGAACACCTCAAGATCGCGGATCAGTACGGCGCGCACAATTACCACCCCCTGCCGGTCATCATCGAATCGGCAAAGGGCGTCTGGGTGACGGACGTCGACGGGAAAAAATACCTCGACATGCTCGCGGCCTACTCGGCGCTGAACTTCGGCTACTCGCATCCGAAGCTGATCGAGACGGCCAAGCGCCAGCTTGAGAAAGTCACGCTCACGTCGCGCGCCTTTCACAACGACCAGCTCGGTCCCTTCTGCAAGGAACTCTGCGACCTGACGGGCTTTGAGAGCGTTTTGCCCATGAACAGCGGCGCCGAGGCCGTCGAGACCGCCATCAAGTGCGCCCGCAAATGGGGCCACACGCAAAAAGGCATCGAGGCCGAGAAGGCCGAAATCATCGTCGCGCGGGACAACTTCCACGGTCGCACGACGACAATTGTCAGTTTCAGCACCGACGCCCAGTATCGGCACGGCTTCGGCCCGTTCACGCCGGGGTTTGTCATGGTGCCGTTTGATGATGTCGCGGCGCTGGAAAAGGCCATCACAAAGAACACCGCCGCGTTCCTCGTCGAACCGATTCAGGCCGAAAGCGGCATTCGCGTGCCGAGCGAGGGCTACCTCAAGAAGGTCCGCGAGATTTGCACGAAACACAACGTCCTGTTCATCGCTGATGAGATTCAAACCGGCATGTGCCGCACCGGCGACCGCTTCGCGTGGCAGCATGAGGGGCAGGCCGCACGGCCCGACATGATGTGCCTCGGCAAGGCCCTGGGCGGCGGCATCCTGCCCATCTCGGCCATCGTCACGTCGAAGAAGATCATGAGCGTCTTTACACCCGGCGATCACGGATCGACGTTCGGGGGCAACCCGTTCGCCTGCGCCGTCGCACGGACCGCCATGGAGTTGATTCGCACCGAGGGGCTGGAGAAGCGCTCGAAGGAACTCGGCGAGTACTTCCGCAACAAGCTCAAGGCCGTCAACGCCCCGGCGGTGCAGGAGGTGCGCGGCCGCGGCCTGCTGATCGGTGTGCAGATCAAGGCGAATTATCCCAAGGCCCGATGGTTCTGCGAGCGTTTCATGGAGCAGGGCA includes these proteins:
- the yibH gene encoding Inner membrane protein YibH; the protein is MTPPTTDLTALARPRGDSPTDGPAVPSSGIARPRPRWVTRWGIPGGIVSLAFVLFVYVSADALWPATEVRVVKVVAKSGVGGTAAATVQAPGWVEADPYPTVVSALADGVVAEVLALEGARIKAGDVVARLISDDARIGLEKAGAELAERESALKFAEATLEAAQREWDNPVELTRRVASADAAVAEREAELHRWPSELAAAQAVAAEMGAECARIERLHADEQASEIEFIRATQRCESQRATVASIEARRPILQAQLDAARAEAAAAKENLRLRIPEKRSLDEARAAVASAQAAVDRARAARDEARLRLERMEVRSPVAGVVMTRLVEPGSKVMQATDNPMSSHVVRLYDPGRLQVRVDVPLAEAARVNIGQDAEVVVNVLPDRVFRGRVTRVVHEADIQKNTLQVKVAITEPAAELKPEMLARVRFLSTDSATGAGGELSVFAPEAVIRRDDGGKPFVWMIDASARRAQRRAITLGTAKQDGWVQVAEGLQPGDSLIVEPPASLSDGARIRVAGDASSKQ
- the rocD gene encoding Ornithine aminotransferase gives rise to the protein MPVDKPSSEGTPTMTATMMASKTDEHLKIADQYGAHNYHPLPVIIESAKGVWVTDVDGKKYLDMLAAYSALNFGYSHPKLIETAKRQLEKVTLTSRAFHNDQLGPFCKELCDLTGFESVLPMNSGAEAVETAIKCARKWGHTQKGIEAEKAEIIVARDNFHGRTTTIVSFSTDAQYRHGFGPFTPGFVMVPFDDVAALEKAITKNTAAFLVEPIQAESGIRVPSEGYLKKVREICTKHNVLFIADEIQTGMCRTGDRFAWQHEGQAARPDMMCLGKALGGGILPISAIVTSKKIMSVFTPGDHGSTFGGNPFACAVARTAMELIRTEGLEKRSKELGEYFRNKLKAVNAPAVQEVRGRGLLIGVQIKANYPKARWFCERFMEQGILCKDAHDDVIRFAPPLVIEQKEIDWAMERIGPALLSTKPV
- the ytrE gene encoding ABC transporter ATP-binding protein YtrE, which gives rise to MPLIECHRLTKSYRKGEMEITPLSSLDLTVEAGEFLALMGPSGSGKTTLLNLIAGIDRPTSGRLVIDGVDVGGMSRSELARWRSEYIGYIFQLYNLIPTLTAYENVELPLLLHDYSREARHQKVTLALELVGLADRHDHFPRQLSGGQEQRVAIARAIVTDPRILVADEPTGDLDASAAQAVIALLKRLNRELGKTLIMVTHDPHTAEHASRTLHLEKGALVEAGQPGPTGVGA